One window of the Pseudarthrobacter sp. ATCC 49987 genome contains the following:
- a CDS encoding VOC family protein, which yields MTTLNPYLSFRDNAKDAMTFYQSVFGGELTMSTFGEYHASEDVNEQDKIMHGMLTTDKGMVLMGADTPNGMDYTPGSSISVSLSGSDEAELRGYFDKLADGGKVTVPMEKAPWGDVFGMCTDKFGTDWLVNVGSEPGQAPAAG from the coding sequence ATGACCACGCTTAACCCCTACCTGAGTTTCCGCGACAACGCGAAAGACGCCATGACCTTCTACCAGTCGGTATTTGGCGGCGAACTGACCATGAGCACCTTCGGCGAATACCACGCCAGCGAAGACGTCAACGAGCAGGACAAGATCATGCACGGCATGCTGACCACGGACAAGGGCATGGTGCTGATGGGCGCGGACACGCCCAACGGCATGGACTACACGCCCGGCAGCAGCATCTCCGTGTCCCTGAGCGGCTCCGACGAGGCCGAGCTGCGCGGCTACTTCGACAAGCTCGCCGACGGAGGAAAAGTGACCGTGCCCATGGAGAAGGCCCCGTGGGGAGACGTCTTCGGCATGTGCACGGACAAGTTCGGGACCGACTGGCTGGTCAACGTCGGATCCGAGCCGGGCCAGGCGCCGGCTGCGGGCTGA
- a CDS encoding alpha/beta fold hydrolase, producing MSRPDRFEIEAAGHLGHVFVSRGAAGAEAPRQAVVLIHGIGVSHRYYTRLHRQLAESVDIYSIDLPGFGATPRPEHTLSVSDHATYILGALEQLGVLEFVLVGHSMGTQFATEAALQQPDRISRLVLMGPVVDSKRRTVLRQALALGRDSLFFESPSSNALVLTDYLRCGPTWYLKTLRVMMDYPTDERIAGVTAPVLVVRGANDPVASVDWCRRLAGRTDRGQLLEIEGTGHVVQHNRSGEVAGAILDFAGIRQTAGGIQQGRPA from the coding sequence ATGAGCAGGCCCGACCGCTTTGAGATCGAGGCCGCCGGCCATCTGGGCCATGTGTTTGTCTCCAGGGGAGCGGCCGGCGCCGAGGCGCCGCGCCAGGCCGTCGTCCTGATCCACGGGATCGGCGTCTCGCACCGGTACTACACCAGACTGCACCGGCAGCTGGCGGAATCGGTGGACATCTATTCGATCGACCTGCCGGGATTCGGCGCCACACCGCGTCCGGAACACACACTCTCCGTCTCGGACCACGCCACCTACATCCTCGGCGCCCTGGAACAGCTCGGCGTCCTGGAATTCGTGCTCGTCGGACACTCGATGGGCACCCAGTTCGCGACCGAGGCCGCGCTTCAGCAGCCAGACCGGATTTCCCGCCTGGTACTGATGGGGCCGGTGGTCGATTCCAAACGCCGCACCGTGCTGCGGCAGGCCCTGGCGCTGGGCCGGGACAGCCTGTTCTTCGAAAGCCCGTCCTCGAACGCCCTTGTCCTCACGGACTACCTCCGGTGCGGGCCCACCTGGTACCTAAAAACCCTGCGGGTCATGATGGACTACCCCACAGACGAACGGATCGCCGGAGTCACGGCGCCGGTCCTGGTGGTGCGCGGCGCCAACGACCCCGTGGCCTCCGTGGACTGGTGCCGGCGGCTGGCCGGACGCACGGACCGGGGGCAACTGCTGGAAATCGAAGGCACCGGGCACGTGGTGCAGCACAACCGCTCCGGGGAAGTGGCAGGAGCCATCCTGGACTTCGCCGGAATCCGCCAAACGGCCGGGGGGATCCAGCAGGGACGCCCGGCATGA
- the mgtA gene encoding magnesium-translocating P-type ATPase, translating into MPELDIREPRSLPLAIADAAHQPVEEVVERLGSSTDGLGSSEAARRLAELGPNAVRTHQASGWAVLGRQLRSPILILLLITAGLSLFLGDATNSIVIGVILLVSVGLGFSNEFRAERAAEALHSRVTHRAVVVRDATPQEVDVTALVPGDVVHLAIGAIIPADMRLLSAKDLLCDESILTGESMPVSKDPAPVPGAAALGDLTSCLFMGTVIQAGNCTGLVVATGGRAEFGRIALGLGERQPQTEFQLGLQRFSFLLLQVAIGLTSLIFIANLLLQRPVIESLLFSLAIAVGITPQLLPAIVSTSLATGTRQLAKRKVLVKRLVCIEDLGDMDVLVTDKTGTLTEGRISFTSALPAGPGISAGELLTLGLLATEADYVESQASPVGLNPLDAALWASAAAAAFAPARYERLDVIDFDHLRRRTSVLVSEAGAAARMVTKGSPEDVLALCGATPASVQAMLDEQFDAGSRVVAVATRAADGLTAIGPADEKDLVLAGFLIFLDRPKATARASLDRLEELGITVKIATGDNAKVAEKVCDELGVLSGGTLTGATVEAMSDAELAAAAREASIFARVSPEQKARIIRLLRQSGGSVGFMGDGVNDALALHAADIGISVDSATDVAKDAADVVLLDKDLGVLAEGVMEGRRIFANTIKYVLMGTSSNFGNMFSAATASVVLSFLPMLPGQILLNNLLYDAGQLAIPGDRVDKEQLLAPSHWDIGFIRRFMFLFGPISSLFDFATFALMLFAFDAVPGEFRAGWFIESIVTQTLIIFVIRTRRVPFFRSRPSLGLVGASLGVVALGVYLPLSPLAGVLGFDPLPVPFFLALLGMGAVYLVLVELAKLWFYARAAQQPVPLRPRAVPRRGTTHHIARRAARFSTAKAGPLLHNRGPGRRRGRIRAQRPSHPGGS; encoded by the coding sequence ATGCCTGAGCTCGACATCCGCGAACCGCGCTCCCTGCCCCTTGCGATCGCCGACGCCGCCCACCAGCCGGTGGAAGAGGTCGTCGAGCGGCTGGGCTCAAGCACCGACGGACTCGGCAGCAGCGAGGCGGCCCGGCGCCTTGCGGAGCTGGGACCGAACGCGGTACGCACCCACCAGGCCAGCGGGTGGGCCGTCCTGGGCCGGCAACTGCGCAGCCCCATCCTGATCCTGCTGCTCATCACGGCCGGGCTCTCGCTCTTCCTCGGCGACGCCACGAACTCGATCGTGATCGGCGTCATCCTGCTGGTCAGCGTCGGCCTCGGGTTCAGCAACGAGTTCCGCGCTGAACGTGCCGCGGAGGCGCTGCACTCCCGTGTCACCCACCGCGCAGTCGTGGTCCGCGACGCCACCCCGCAGGAGGTGGACGTCACCGCCCTGGTGCCCGGCGACGTCGTGCATCTGGCCATCGGCGCGATCATCCCCGCCGACATGCGGCTGCTGAGTGCGAAGGACCTGCTCTGCGATGAAAGCATCCTGACCGGGGAATCCATGCCGGTCAGCAAGGACCCCGCGCCCGTCCCCGGCGCGGCGGCGCTGGGGGACCTGACGTCGTGCCTGTTCATGGGCACGGTGATCCAGGCCGGCAACTGCACCGGTCTGGTGGTCGCCACCGGCGGCCGGGCCGAATTCGGCCGGATCGCCCTGGGACTCGGGGAGCGCCAGCCCCAGACCGAATTCCAGCTGGGCCTCCAGCGCTTCTCCTTCCTGCTGCTCCAGGTGGCGATCGGCCTCACCTCCCTGATCTTTATCGCCAACCTGCTGCTGCAGCGGCCCGTCATTGAGTCGCTGCTGTTCTCGCTCGCGATCGCCGTCGGGATCACACCGCAGCTGCTGCCCGCCATCGTCAGCACAAGCCTGGCCACGGGAACCCGGCAGCTGGCTAAGCGCAAGGTCCTGGTCAAACGGCTGGTCTGCATTGAGGACCTCGGCGACATGGATGTTCTGGTGACGGACAAGACCGGGACGCTGACGGAGGGCCGGATCAGCTTCACGTCAGCCCTGCCTGCCGGGCCCGGCATCTCCGCCGGCGAACTGCTGACCCTGGGGCTCCTTGCCACCGAAGCCGACTACGTGGAATCCCAGGCATCCCCGGTGGGCCTGAACCCTCTGGACGCCGCGCTGTGGGCATCCGCCGCCGCGGCCGCCTTCGCGCCCGCCCGGTATGAGCGCCTCGACGTCATCGACTTCGACCATCTGCGGCGGCGGACCAGCGTGCTGGTCAGCGAGGCGGGCGCCGCGGCCCGCATGGTCACCAAGGGGTCACCTGAAGATGTCCTGGCGCTCTGCGGAGCCACACCGGCCAGCGTCCAGGCGATGCTGGACGAACAATTCGACGCCGGATCCCGGGTGGTTGCCGTCGCGACCCGGGCGGCCGATGGCCTGACGGCGATCGGGCCCGCCGACGAAAAAGACCTGGTCCTCGCAGGGTTCCTGATCTTCCTGGACCGGCCCAAGGCCACCGCACGCGCCTCCCTGGACCGGCTCGAGGAGCTCGGCATCACGGTCAAGATTGCCACGGGGGACAACGCGAAAGTGGCCGAAAAGGTCTGTGACGAACTCGGGGTGCTCTCCGGCGGAACACTGACCGGCGCCACGGTCGAGGCCATGTCCGATGCGGAACTGGCCGCCGCGGCGCGTGAGGCCAGCATCTTCGCCCGCGTCTCGCCCGAACAGAAGGCCCGGATCATCAGGCTGCTGCGGCAGAGCGGCGGGTCCGTCGGGTTCATGGGCGACGGCGTCAACGACGCACTGGCGCTGCACGCCGCGGACATCGGCATCTCGGTCGACAGCGCCACCGACGTCGCCAAGGATGCCGCCGACGTCGTGCTGCTGGACAAGGACCTGGGCGTCCTGGCCGAAGGCGTGATGGAGGGCCGGCGGATCTTCGCCAACACCATCAAATACGTCCTGATGGGCACGTCCAGCAACTTCGGCAACATGTTCAGCGCCGCCACGGCCTCCGTGGTCCTGAGCTTCCTGCCGATGCTGCCGGGACAGATCCTGCTGAACAACCTGCTCTATGACGCCGGCCAGCTCGCCATCCCGGGGGACCGGGTGGACAAGGAACAGCTCCTGGCGCCATCTCACTGGGACATCGGTTTCATCCGGCGCTTTATGTTCCTTTTCGGCCCGATCAGCTCACTGTTCGATTTCGCCACGTTCGCCCTGATGCTGTTCGCCTTCGATGCTGTTCCGGGCGAATTCCGGGCCGGCTGGTTCATCGAGTCGATCGTCACGCAGACGCTGATCATCTTCGTCATCCGGACCCGGCGGGTGCCCTTCTTCCGCAGCCGGCCGTCGCTGGGCCTGGTCGGCGCGTCCCTGGGCGTAGTGGCCCTCGGCGTCTACCTGCCGCTCTCGCCGCTGGCCGGTGTGCTTGGCTTCGATCCGCTGCCGGTCCCGTT
- a CDS encoding esterase/lipase family protein, whose translation MSGILQAGRWWVQDYLYAAGRQLLSAISRTRPDEFLSGTGRPVVVIPGVYEDWRFMLPLVRRLHEAGHPVHVLTLLHRNRLAVPRAADLIAGYIRDRDLSDAMIVAHSKGGQIGKFVMMQLDPERRIAGMVAVCSPFSGSRYASFMLLPSLRAFSPRNAVTMQLSREERVNERITSVYGLFDPHIPEGSVLPGARNIRLDTAGHFRILAHEDTIRTILDIAAAPSPGRPAPG comes from the coding sequence ATGAGCGGGATCCTGCAGGCCGGCCGCTGGTGGGTCCAGGACTACCTCTACGCCGCAGGGCGGCAGCTCCTCAGTGCCATTTCCCGGACGAGGCCGGACGAGTTCCTCAGCGGGACAGGCCGGCCCGTCGTCGTGATTCCGGGAGTCTACGAGGACTGGCGCTTTATGCTGCCGCTGGTTCGGCGGCTCCACGAGGCAGGCCATCCCGTGCATGTGCTGACCTTGCTGCACCGCAACCGGCTCGCCGTGCCCAGGGCCGCGGACCTGATCGCCGGTTACATCCGGGACCGTGACCTGTCGGACGCGATGATCGTCGCCCACAGCAAGGGCGGACAGATCGGCAAATTCGTGATGATGCAGCTGGATCCGGAGCGCCGTATCGCCGGCATGGTGGCAGTCTGCTCGCCGTTCTCCGGATCGCGCTACGCCTCGTTTATGCTGCTGCCGAGCCTGCGCGCCTTCTCGCCCCGGAATGCCGTGACCATGCAGCTCTCCCGGGAGGAACGCGTCAACGAGCGCATCACCTCGGTCTACGGGCTCTTTGACCCGCACATCCCCGAGGGCAGCGTGCTGCCCGGCGCCCGGAATATACGGCTGGACACCGCCGGCCACTTCCGGATCCTGGCCCACGAGGACACAATCCGCACCATCCTGGACATCGCGGCCGCGCCTAGCCCGGGCCGACCTGCGCCGGGCTAG
- a CDS encoding cytoplasmic protein has product MGQDPVVSNPALYRVVFENERVRVLEYRDGPGDKTVEHGHPDSVMITLSSFRRRLSGHGDDIDVDIPAGTARWLPAQEHSGENIGDTETHTLFVELKEPAPGTTVGDGARVPLGPAVS; this is encoded by the coding sequence ATGGGCCAGGATCCGGTGGTGTCGAACCCCGCGTTGTACCGGGTAGTTTTCGAGAATGAGCGTGTGCGCGTGCTCGAATACCGCGACGGGCCTGGGGACAAGACCGTGGAGCATGGCCATCCGGACAGTGTCATGATCACCCTGAGCTCCTTCCGCCGCCGGCTGTCGGGCCATGGGGACGACATCGACGTCGATATCCCCGCCGGGACGGCCCGATGGCTCCCGGCCCAGGAGCATTCCGGCGAGAACATCGGCGACACCGAAACGCACACCTTATTCGTCGAACTCAAGGAACCCGCGCCCGGGACGACCGTCGGCGATGGGGCCCGGGTCCCCCTTGGCCCGGCGGTCAGCTAG
- a CDS encoding type 1 glutamine amidotransferase domain-containing protein, with protein MSKHDISGKKVAFLLTDGVEQVELTSPWNAVKEAGGEPTLVAPKGGKLQGYDGTEKGEKFDVDLTVAEANAADFHALVIPGGVVNADHLRVDRDAQAFTRAFFEQHKPVASICHGPWLLIDAGVISGRNVTSYHTLQTDLKNAGANWSDQEVVVDQGLVTSRNPHDLPAFNDKLLEEIEEGEHAGQTA; from the coding sequence ATGTCAAAGCACGACATTTCCGGAAAGAAAGTCGCCTTCCTGCTGACGGACGGCGTGGAGCAGGTGGAACTGACCAGTCCCTGGAACGCTGTGAAGGAGGCCGGCGGCGAGCCGACGCTGGTGGCGCCCAAGGGAGGGAAGCTCCAGGGCTATGACGGCACCGAGAAGGGGGAGAAGTTCGACGTCGACCTCACCGTCGCCGAGGCGAATGCCGCCGATTTCCACGCCCTGGTGATCCCCGGCGGCGTCGTGAACGCGGACCATCTCAGGGTCGACAGGGACGCCCAGGCGTTCACGCGTGCCTTCTTCGAGCAGCACAAGCCGGTGGCCTCGATTTGCCACGGCCCCTGGCTGCTGATCGACGCCGGCGTTATCAGCGGCCGGAACGTCACCTCGTACCACACGCTCCAGACCGACCTGAAGAACGCCGGTGCCAACTGGAGCGACCAGGAAGTAGTGGTGGACCAGGGCCTCGTGACCAGCCGGAACCCGCACGACCTTCCGGCATTCAACGACAAGCTGCTGGAAGAGATCGAAGAGGGCGAGCACGCCGGACAAACGGCCTAG
- a CDS encoding GAF and ANTAR domain-containing protein, with protein sequence MVSDSTAASVEATSTNQHLHELVLNSSDVEEFLRELARVSARSLSEPGDEILCGITLFRHRKAATVASSSDTAQAMDEIQYAFGDGPCVTASREQETVHIRDLDTCGRWPQYAATVRGHGVRSILALPFLLDGDTRAALNLYSHRSGRFDGRAMDLARDFVSQTSLALRLAVRFAHYSDTAANLKATLETRTGIDVAVGIIMAQNRCSQTEAFELLKAASSARNIKLHAVAAGVVESLGKGPARTHFDV encoded by the coding sequence GTGGTTAGCGACTCAACCGCAGCTTCAGTAGAAGCAACTTCAACCAACCAGCACCTGCACGAACTGGTGCTCAACAGCTCCGACGTAGAGGAGTTCCTGCGCGAACTGGCGCGGGTTTCCGCACGCAGCCTCTCGGAGCCCGGCGACGAGATCCTCTGCGGGATCACGCTCTTCCGGCACCGGAAGGCCGCGACGGTGGCCAGCAGCAGCGACACCGCCCAGGCCATGGACGAAATCCAGTACGCCTTCGGAGACGGACCGTGCGTGACGGCATCCCGGGAACAGGAAACCGTTCATATCCGGGACCTCGATACGTGCGGGCGCTGGCCCCAGTACGCCGCCACCGTCCGCGGCCACGGCGTCCGCTCGATCCTGGCACTGCCCTTCCTGCTGGACGGCGACACCCGTGCTGCCCTCAACCTCTACTCGCACCGGTCCGGCCGGTTCGATGGCAGGGCCATGGATCTGGCCCGGGACTTTGTAAGCCAGACGTCGCTGGCGCTGCGGCTGGCGGTGCGTTTTGCGCACTACAGCGACACGGCGGCGAATCTCAAGGCGACCCTGGAGACCCGGACCGGCATCGACGTCGCGGTCGGAATCATCATGGCGCAGAACCGCTGCAGCCAGACCGAGGCCTTCGAACTCCTCAAGGCTGCTTCCAGCGCGCGCAACATCAAGCTGCATGCGGTGGCGGCCGGGGTTGTCGAATCGCTCGGCAAGGGGCCGGCCAGGACGCACTTCGACGTCTAG